Proteins from a single region of Equus quagga isolate Etosha38 chromosome 18, UCLA_HA_Equagga_1.0, whole genome shotgun sequence:
- the INKA2 gene encoding PAK4-inhibitor INKA2 isoform X1, giving the protein MDCYLRRLKQELMSMKEVGDGLQDQMNCMMGALQELKLLQVQTALERLEISGGDPALGCPESPRTQPEPPRWEGGGGPARPVACSPSTQPSLGSSTKFPSHRNVCGRDWAPLPRTQLPEHHSRAQQGPELVEPDDWTSTLMSRGRNRQPLVLGDNVFADLVGNWLDLPELEKGGEKGETGEAGGQKRERGQPRELGRRFALTANIFRKFLRSVRPDRDRLLKEKPGWVTPTASEPRAGRSQKVKKRSHSKGSGHGPFPGTAEPRRGENPSTSCPKALEPSPSGFDINTAVWV; this is encoded by the coding sequence ATGTCCATGAAGGAAGTGGGTGATGGCTTGCAGGATCAGATGAACTGCATGATGGGGGCACTGCAGGAACTGAAGCTCCTACAGGTGCAGACAGCACTGGAACGGCTGGAGATCTCTGGAGGGGATCCTGCCCTGGGCTGCCCTGAAAGCCCCCGGACTCAGCCTGAGCCCCCTCGATGGGAGGGTGGCGGAGGTCCTGCCAGGCCTGTGGCCTGCTCCCCCTCCACCCAACCTTCTCTTGGCAGCAGCACCAAGTTTCCATCCCATCGGAATGTGTGCGGGAGGGATTGGGCCCCCCTTCCCAGGACACAGCTGCCGGAGCACCACAGCCGTGCCCAGCAGGGGCCAGAGCTGGTGGAACCCGATGACTGGACCTCCACGCTGATGTCCCGGGGCCGGAATCGACAGCCCCTGGTGTTAGGTGACAACGTGTTTGCGGACCTGGTGGGCAACTGGCTGGATTTGCCTGAACTGGAGaagggtggggagaagggtgaGACTGGGGAAGCAGGTgggcagaaaagagagaggggccagccccgggagcTGGGCCGCAGGTTTGCCCTAACAGCAAACATCTTTAGGAAGTTCTTGCGTAGTGTGCGGCCCGACAGGGACCGGCTGCTGAAGGAGAAACCGGGCTGGGTGACCCCCACGGCCTCGGAGCCCCGAGCCGGGCGCTCGCAGAAGGTCAAGAAGCGGAGCCATTCCAAGGGCTCTGGACATGGCCCCTTCCCAGGCACCGCGGAGCCCAGACGAGGGGAAAATCCTTCCACGAGTTGCCCCAAGGCCCTGGAACCCTCACCCTCTGGCTTTGACATTAACACAGCTGTTTGGGTCTGa
- the INKA2 gene encoding PAK4-inhibitor INKA2 isoform X2 — MSMKEVGDGLQDQMNCMMGALQELKLLQVQTALERLEISGGDPALGCPESPRTQPEPPRWEGGGGPARPVACSPSTQPSLGSSTKFPSHRNVCGRDWAPLPRTQLPEHHSRAQQGPELVEPDDWTSTLMSRGRNRQPLVLGDNVFADLVGNWLDLPELEKGGEKGETGEAGGQKRERGQPRELGRRFALTANIFRKFLRSVRPDRDRLLKEKPGWVTPTASEPRAGRSQKVKKRSHSKGSGHGPFPGTAEPRRGENPSTSCPKALEPSPSGFDINTAVWV, encoded by the coding sequence ATGTCCATGAAGGAAGTGGGTGATGGCTTGCAGGATCAGATGAACTGCATGATGGGGGCACTGCAGGAACTGAAGCTCCTACAGGTGCAGACAGCACTGGAACGGCTGGAGATCTCTGGAGGGGATCCTGCCCTGGGCTGCCCTGAAAGCCCCCGGACTCAGCCTGAGCCCCCTCGATGGGAGGGTGGCGGAGGTCCTGCCAGGCCTGTGGCCTGCTCCCCCTCCACCCAACCTTCTCTTGGCAGCAGCACCAAGTTTCCATCCCATCGGAATGTGTGCGGGAGGGATTGGGCCCCCCTTCCCAGGACACAGCTGCCGGAGCACCACAGCCGTGCCCAGCAGGGGCCAGAGCTGGTGGAACCCGATGACTGGACCTCCACGCTGATGTCCCGGGGCCGGAATCGACAGCCCCTGGTGTTAGGTGACAACGTGTTTGCGGACCTGGTGGGCAACTGGCTGGATTTGCCTGAACTGGAGaagggtggggagaagggtgaGACTGGGGAAGCAGGTgggcagaaaagagagaggggccagccccgggagcTGGGCCGCAGGTTTGCCCTAACAGCAAACATCTTTAGGAAGTTCTTGCGTAGTGTGCGGCCCGACAGGGACCGGCTGCTGAAGGAGAAACCGGGCTGGGTGACCCCCACGGCCTCGGAGCCCCGAGCCGGGCGCTCGCAGAAGGTCAAGAAGCGGAGCCATTCCAAGGGCTCTGGACATGGCCCCTTCCCAGGCACCGCGGAGCCCAGACGAGGGGAAAATCCTTCCACGAGTTGCCCCAAGGCCCTGGAACCCTCACCCTCTGGCTTTGACATTAACACAGCTGTTTGGGTCTGa